Below is a window of Stygiolobus azoricus DNA.
AACCTTACGGGATTATAGAAGGACAAGGTATAATGGAGTTCCCTGAACTCGGTCTTTTAAAAGACCTCATCATTTAAAAACAAGTTATTTATAAATGTCTTTATAAACTATTTTTAGGTGGTCTAAATATCAGAAATACCCTATAAGGCAGTAGTTAATATCGAGAATATAGTAGCTACTGTAACCCTCGAACAATCATTAGACCTTTACGCAATGGAGAGAAGCGTTCCTAACGTTGAATATGACCCTGATCAGTTTCCAGGTTTAATTTTCAGACTTGAATCTCCCAAGGTTACTTCATTAATTTTCAAGTCAGGTAAAATGGTAGTAACCGGAGCTAAAAGTACTGATGAATTGATCAAAGCAGTAAAGAGAATTATAAAGACGCTTAAAAAATATGGAATGCAGCTTACCGGAAAACCTAAGATACAAATTCAAAATATAGTTGCATCAGCTAACCTTCATGTAATAGTTAATTTGGATAAGGCAGCATTTCTCCTTGAAAATAACATGTACGAGCCTGAACAGTTCCCAGGTTTAATATATAGAATGGATGAGCCTAGAGTAGTTTTACTCATATTCAGTAGCGGAAAAATGGTAATTACTGGAGCAAAGAGAGAAGACGAGGTACATAAGGCTGTAAAAAGAATTTTCGACAGGCTTGCCGAATTAGACTGTATAAGACCAGTAGAGGAAGAAGAGTTAGAGTTTTAAGAAAGTGTTGAATAGGTGAGAAACATGGTACTAAAACATCAGAAATATCAATACGTTCAAATAAGTTCAGATCATTTTGTAAAGATCCGTGTCTTTAAGTCGAGACTTGAAGAGTCTAATCCACCAGACGCATATCTCATTTTAAACAGACTTGTAAAGAGACTTCCTAGGAAAGCTAAAGTGATAAAAGTAGAAGATCTACCTGTCGAAATTAGGGATAAATTAGGGATAAAAACTGAAGAAAAAACAGAAACTAAGAAGGAGCAGAAGTAGAGTTGAACTTATATTTTTCTATTATATTCATTAGTATATACACAGAAATTAAAACGAGTGTAGTTATAGATAAGGAATAAATAGTTTGTAAACCCACTTCTGTTGAATTCTGTTCTAGGTTTTTAGCCACTACCACTATAATGTAATATATTATGACTGTTGAAAAGATCTTAAAAATATCATGCCACACTTTTATATCTTTAGCTATTATTTTGTTAACAGCCTTACCCCCGAATAGAACTACAGAAGCGAAAACAACATAGGGAAGTATACTTAATAGAACCTGAAATTCCGTTAGTGCATTATAAGTTTTCAAGTTGATAAAAGCAAAATAACCGTTTACTATACCGGCGATAAGAGAAATTAATGCAATAATTGATACTATAACCATAATAGTAGAGTTTTCCCACCAACTTTCTATTAAATCATCTATTCCCAAACCTCTAATTATGAGTGCTGTTGCTATAACCATCATGATTATAGGACCGGCATAAGCTGTTAAATTAAGCAGGGAAAAGAGACCTAATATAAACAAAATAATCCCTGGTACTCCTAAAAAAATCCGTGAAAATCTAGGTTCTGATAAGGCTCTCTTTATATACCTTCCAAGTAGAACATAAGTCTCTTCAACTCCCCTATACTGCTCTACCAAAACTCTTTCTATACCTGCGATGGGAAGCCTCGATTGAATTATTGGGATAGCTTTTGCGTCCTCAGGACTATCATATACTACTATAGCCTTAGACGGATTTACTTTTTTTATTACATCATCCAGTTTTTTTGAAAATTGTAACTGACTTTCCAATGAACTGCCTTCACTACCTGAAATGAATGTAATCTCCACATTTTGCCCTTCATTGCGCATTTTCTTGAATATATTGTAAGCTACTATCATAGTGTTTAGGTCTGAGTCAGTGGGAATTTTCTCCTCAGCGATTCTAATTGCTTGAGATACTTCTGACTCTCCTATAACTGGTGTCTTAATTCCAATCCTGCCTAGATCATCGTCAATATCAATGTATATTACCAGAATCTTCTCCATTATCATCATTTTGGTTGTAGTACAGTATTAAAAGTTCATCAAATGAAAGCCTCTTGTTAGTTTTTAATTTCTCTTCGATCTCTTTCCTTT
It encodes the following:
- a CDS encoding TATA-box-binding protein produces the protein MVATVTLEQSLDLYAMERSVPNVEYDPDQFPGLIFRLESPKVTSLIFKSGKMVVTGAKSTDELIKAVKRIIKTLKKYGMQLTGKPKIQIQNIVASANLHVIVNLDKAAFLLENNMYEPEQFPGLIYRMDEPRVVLLIFSSGKMVITGAKREDEVHKAVKRIFDRLAELDCIRPVEEEELEF
- a CDS encoding DUF5622 domain-containing protein; this encodes MVLKHQKYQYVQISSDHFVKIRVFKSRLEESNPPDAYLILNRLVKRLPRKAKVIKVEDLPVEIRDKLGIKTEEKTETKKEQK
- a CDS encoding DUF373 family protein, coding for MEKILVIYIDIDDDLGRIGIKTPVIGESEVSQAIRIAEEKIPTDSDLNTMIVAYNIFKKMRNEGQNVEITFISGSEGSSLESQLQFSKKLDDVIKKVNPSKAIVVYDSPEDAKAIPIIQSRLPIAGIERVLVEQYRGVEETYVLLGRYIKRALSEPRFSRIFLGVPGIILFILGLFSLLNLTAYAGPIIMMVIATALIIRGLGIDDLIESWWENSTIMVIVSIIALISLIAGIVNGYFAFINLKTYNALTEFQVLLSILPYVVFASVVLFGGKAVNKIIAKDIKVWHDIFKIFSTVIIYYIIVVVAKNLEQNSTEVGLQTIYSLSITTLVLISVYILMNIIEKYKFNSTSAPS